In Papaver somniferum cultivar HN1 chromosome 1, ASM357369v1, whole genome shotgun sequence, a genomic segment contains:
- the LOC113310711 gene encoding protein RDM16-like isoform X1 → MDRVSSRKSRDEKERESSHHSDNHRDRDRDRDRDRDRDRDHKHRSSTDVSDSASHKRKERGEESEEYEKRVRAEKRERRKFEDKDAEDRDLNGAYKESRNYDEEDNSSSNNNNNRVEKRERRRFGDKTEDRERMGGDNVQSNVSTNGSGSIAAANGASLEPHQMTSRIGQDHPPPSKVSSISTTNENKGVNITRSHEVPGKSSTDGTTSSAATKSGNLSLGALEKAKRALQMQKQLSEKLKKIPQLKKGTTPSSDSTLSMGLNKEVDKAPASSVPPPTATLVSPQPGNATVSVGGVSSLPGLANVPNIEAVKRAQELAAKMGFHQDPEFAPLINMFPGQMPVEIAIQQKPPKAPVLRLDAHGREVDEHGNVVNQPKLTNLSTLKVNINKQKKDAFQILKPELEVDPESNPHYDERMGINKAKLLRPKRMNFQFVEEGVWSKQAEIIKFKNQFGEAQAKELKTKQAQLAKAKAEPDINPNLIEVSERVIIKEKPKDPIPKVEWWDVVLLPSGNYGDISGDSITEDELKMDKITIYVEHPLPIEPPAEPAPPPPQPLKLTKKEQKKLRTQRRLAKEKDRQEMIRQGLLEPPKSKVKMSNLMKVLGSEVTQDPTRLEMEIRSAAAEREQAHVDRNIARKLTPAERREKKEKKLFDDPNTLETIVSVYKINDLSHRQTRFKVDVNAQENRLTGCLVITDDITVVVVEGGNKSIKRYGKLMLKRINWAVSVRNEEEDNMDEDNDKPVNKCVLVWQGSVAKSSFNRFAVHECRTEAAARKYFADAGVGHYWDLSVNFADES, encoded by the exons ATGGATAGGGTATCAAGCAGAAAATCCAGAGACGAAAAAGAGAGAGAATCAAGTCACCACAGTGATAATCATCGCGATCGCGATCGCGATCGAGATCGAGATCGCGATCGAGATCGAGATCATAAGCACCGAAGTAGTACAGATGTGAGTGATTCTGCTTCTCATAAAAGGAAAGAAAGAGGCGAAGAAAGTGAAGAATACGAGAAAAGAGTTAGGgctgaaaaaagagagagaaggaAGTTTGAAGATAAGGATGCCGAAGACAGGGATTTGAATGGAGCTTATAAAGAAAGTAGAAATTATGATGAGGAAGATAATAGtagtagtaataataataataatagagtGGAGAAAAGGGAACGAAGAAGATTTGGGGATAAAACTGAAGACAGGGAACGGATGGGTGGTGATAATGTTCAGAGTAATGTTTCTACCAACGGGAGCGGTTCCATTGCTGCTGCTAAT GGTGCATCTCTGGAACCACACCAAATGACATCAAGGATTGGCCAGGATCACCCCCCTCCTTCCAAGGTATCTTCAATTTCTACAACCAATGAAAATAAGGGAGTTAATATTACCAGATCTCATGAGGTTCCTGGAAAATCTAGTACAGATGGGACAACATCTTCAGCTGCTACCAAAAGTGGAAATCTGTCTCTTGGGGCTTTAGAAAAAGCAAAGAGAGCGTTACAAATGCAGAAGCAATTGTCAGAAAAGCTAAAAAAGATTCCACAG TTAAAGAAAGGTACTACACCAAGTTCTGATTCAACGCTGTCCATGGGATTAAACAAGGAGGTAGATAAAGCCCCAGCGTCGAGCGTGCCCCCTCCGACTGCTACACTAGTATCCCCACAGCCAGGTAATGCAACTGTCTCTGTTGGTGGCGTAAGTTCACTTCCTGGACTTGCAAATGTACCAAACATTGAGGCAGTAAAGAGAGCACAGGAACTTGCTGCGAAGATGGGATTTCACCAGGATCCAGAGTTTGCTCCTCTCATAAACATGTTCCCTGGGCAGATGCCAGTAGAGATTGCTATTCAACAAAAACCACCAAAAGCTCCTGTTCTACGTTTAGATGCACATGGTAGAGAAGTAGATGAACATGGCAATGTGGTTAATCAGCCAAAGTTGACTAATCTCAGCACCTTGAAG GTCAACATCAACAAGCAGAAAAAGGATGCATTCCAAATTCTGAAGCCTGAATTGGAGGTGGATCCAGAATCAAATCCTCACTATGATGAGAGAATGGGTATCAACAAGGCGAAACTGTTGAGGCCAAAGAGAATGAATTTTCAATTTGTGGAGGAAGGTGTGTGGTCAAAGCAGGCAGAGATAATTAAGTTCAAG AACCAATTCGGAGAAGCACAGGCAAAAGAGTTGAAGACAAAACAAGCACAGCTGGCAAAAGCGAAGGCCGAGCCTGATATCAACCCGAATCTGATAGAAGTATCCGAGAGAGTGATCATCAAAGAAAAACCAAAGGACCCAATCCCCAAGGTCGAGTGGTG GGATGTTGTGCTTTTGCCTTCTGGGAACTATGGTGACATCAGCGGTGACAGCATTACTGAAGACGAACTAAAAATGGATAAAATCACAATATATGTTGAGCACCCTTTGCCAATTGAGCCCCCAGCTGAACCTGCCCCACCACCTCCCCAACCTTTAAAGTTAACGAAGAAAGAGCAGAAGAAACTGCGTACCCAACGGCGTCTCGCGAAGGAGAAAGATAGACAGGAGATGATCAGGCAGGGTCTGTTGGAACCCCCAAAGTCGAAGGTCAAAATGAGTAATCTTATGAAAGTTCTTGGATCTGAAGTCACACAAGATCCTACGAGGCTTGAAATGGAAATTAGGAGTGCAGCTGCTGAGCGTGAACAAGCCCATGTTGATAGGAACATTGCACGTAAGCTCACACCTGCAGAACGCCGtgagaaaaaagagaagaagctCTTTGATGATCCAAACACGCTTGAGACCATCGTTTCTGTATATAAGATTAATGATCTCTCACACCGGCAAACTCGATTTAAAGTTGATGTTAATGCTCAGGAGAATCGCCTAACAGGTTGTTTGGTGATAACTGATGATATAACTGTTGTGGTTGTGGAAGGTGGCAATAAATCCATTAAAAGATATGGAAAGCTGATGCTTAAGAGAATAAACTGGGCTGTGTCTGTCAGAAATGAAGAAGAGGACAATATGGATGAAGATAATGACAAACCAGTGAACAAATGTGTGCTTGTGTGGCAGGGCAGCGTAGCTAAATCAAGTTTCAATAGGTTTGCTGTTCACGAGTGCAGAACTGAAGCTGCTGCTAGGAAATACTTCGCTGATGCTGGGGTTGGTCACTATTGGGACCTTTCTGTTAATTTTGCAGATGAATCTTGA
- the LOC113310711 gene encoding protein RDM16-like isoform X2, which produces MQKQLSEKLKKIPQLKKGTTPSSDSTLSMGLNKEVDKAPASSVPPPTATLVSPQPGNATVSVGGVSSLPGLANVPNIEAVKRAQELAAKMGFHQDPEFAPLINMFPGQMPVEIAIQQKPPKAPVLRLDAHGREVDEHGNVVNQPKLTNLSTLKVNINKQKKDAFQILKPELEVDPESNPHYDERMGINKAKLLRPKRMNFQFVEEGVWSKQAEIIKFKNQFGEAQAKELKTKQAQLAKAKAEPDINPNLIEVSERVIIKEKPKDPIPKVEWWDVVLLPSGNYGDISGDSITEDELKMDKITIYVEHPLPIEPPAEPAPPPPQPLKLTKKEQKKLRTQRRLAKEKDRQEMIRQGLLEPPKSKVKMSNLMKVLGSEVTQDPTRLEMEIRSAAAEREQAHVDRNIARKLTPAERREKKEKKLFDDPNTLETIVSVYKINDLSHRQTRFKVDVNAQENRLTGCLVITDDITVVVVEGGNKSIKRYGKLMLKRINWAVSVRNEEEDNMDEDNDKPVNKCVLVWQGSVAKSSFNRFAVHECRTEAAARKYFADAGVGHYWDLSVNFADES; this is translated from the exons ATGCAGAAGCAATTGTCAGAAAAGCTAAAAAAGATTCCACAG TTAAAGAAAGGTACTACACCAAGTTCTGATTCAACGCTGTCCATGGGATTAAACAAGGAGGTAGATAAAGCCCCAGCGTCGAGCGTGCCCCCTCCGACTGCTACACTAGTATCCCCACAGCCAGGTAATGCAACTGTCTCTGTTGGTGGCGTAAGTTCACTTCCTGGACTTGCAAATGTACCAAACATTGAGGCAGTAAAGAGAGCACAGGAACTTGCTGCGAAGATGGGATTTCACCAGGATCCAGAGTTTGCTCCTCTCATAAACATGTTCCCTGGGCAGATGCCAGTAGAGATTGCTATTCAACAAAAACCACCAAAAGCTCCTGTTCTACGTTTAGATGCACATGGTAGAGAAGTAGATGAACATGGCAATGTGGTTAATCAGCCAAAGTTGACTAATCTCAGCACCTTGAAG GTCAACATCAACAAGCAGAAAAAGGATGCATTCCAAATTCTGAAGCCTGAATTGGAGGTGGATCCAGAATCAAATCCTCACTATGATGAGAGAATGGGTATCAACAAGGCGAAACTGTTGAGGCCAAAGAGAATGAATTTTCAATTTGTGGAGGAAGGTGTGTGGTCAAAGCAGGCAGAGATAATTAAGTTCAAG AACCAATTCGGAGAAGCACAGGCAAAAGAGTTGAAGACAAAACAAGCACAGCTGGCAAAAGCGAAGGCCGAGCCTGATATCAACCCGAATCTGATAGAAGTATCCGAGAGAGTGATCATCAAAGAAAAACCAAAGGACCCAATCCCCAAGGTCGAGTGGTG GGATGTTGTGCTTTTGCCTTCTGGGAACTATGGTGACATCAGCGGTGACAGCATTACTGAAGACGAACTAAAAATGGATAAAATCACAATATATGTTGAGCACCCTTTGCCAATTGAGCCCCCAGCTGAACCTGCCCCACCACCTCCCCAACCTTTAAAGTTAACGAAGAAAGAGCAGAAGAAACTGCGTACCCAACGGCGTCTCGCGAAGGAGAAAGATAGACAGGAGATGATCAGGCAGGGTCTGTTGGAACCCCCAAAGTCGAAGGTCAAAATGAGTAATCTTATGAAAGTTCTTGGATCTGAAGTCACACAAGATCCTACGAGGCTTGAAATGGAAATTAGGAGTGCAGCTGCTGAGCGTGAACAAGCCCATGTTGATAGGAACATTGCACGTAAGCTCACACCTGCAGAACGCCGtgagaaaaaagagaagaagctCTTTGATGATCCAAACACGCTTGAGACCATCGTTTCTGTATATAAGATTAATGATCTCTCACACCGGCAAACTCGATTTAAAGTTGATGTTAATGCTCAGGAGAATCGCCTAACAGGTTGTTTGGTGATAACTGATGATATAACTGTTGTGGTTGTGGAAGGTGGCAATAAATCCATTAAAAGATATGGAAAGCTGATGCTTAAGAGAATAAACTGGGCTGTGTCTGTCAGAAATGAAGAAGAGGACAATATGGATGAAGATAATGACAAACCAGTGAACAAATGTGTGCTTGTGTGGCAGGGCAGCGTAGCTAAATCAAGTTTCAATAGGTTTGCTGTTCACGAGTGCAGAACTGAAGCTGCTGCTAGGAAATACTTCGCTGATGCTGGGGTTGGTCACTATTGGGACCTTTCTGTTAATTTTGCAGATGAATCTTGA